The Nocardioides humi genome includes a region encoding these proteins:
- the mobF gene encoding MobF family relaxase, which produces MSLHKLTAGSGYDYLTRQVAAMDATDKGHTGLASYYTEKGETPGVWLGSGMEGIEGLDAGDIVTADHMQSLFGSGHHPLATQRTKELDLRIGRDEAGRPTEADYRTAVRLGTPYKVYDNDISPFRIEVAKRIAALNEAAGLPGDWPVPAADRAKIRTEVAAEFFRAEHGREPADARELAATIAKHSRPKTNAVAGYDLTFSPVKSVSVLWAIADPKTAAVIERAHQAAIKDALNFIESKALFTRQGTNGVRQVDVRGLIATAFTHRDSRAGDPDLHTHVAVANKVQTLDGKWLAIDGRPLHKAVVSASETYNTALERHLVDALGVQFAERPNEDARKRPIREIVGVAPELNRRFSKRRLNVEDRRKVLAAAFQATHGRPPTPVETIQLSQQATLETREDKHEPRSLAEQREAWHREAVEVLGTPQRVKQMVHGALNPKGAARSLADSAWFAKTTDRIVATMEGSRSTWQYWHVYAEAQRQVRAANVPTNQVSQVVDLLVSEVLDDHSVSMARPWDTISEPAELRRADGSSVYTQAGADLFTSSKVLAAEQRLVDAAGRHDGYAVEAASVDLALLESTANGITLNAGQATLVREMATSGARLQLAIAPAGSGKTTAMRALASAWADGGGTIIGLAPSAAAADALRSQIDTQTDTLAKLTHSLEQAGETGAAMPDWVAGIDSSTLVVIDEAGMADTLSLDAAVSYILERSGSVRLIGDDQQLSAIGAGGVLRDIRATHGALQLTELVRFKDPAEGAASLALREGKAEALGFYLDRDRVHVGDLATMTEDVFSAWQADRAAGLDSIMLAPTRDLVSELNQQARAHRLEGIDPTDVAASGPVRRLADGNEASIGELIITRENDRRLRTSATDWVKNGDRWTVLEIHDGGDLTVQHTQHGRTVRLPADYVARSTELGYACTVHTAQGVTADTMHGLATGAESRQQLYTMMTRGAHANHVYLEVVGDGDPHSVIHPTLVRPLTPTDILESMLARDDAQRSATSLLREQADPATRLGEAAQRYLDSLYVAAEDLLRHETITAADGTTVNLVDALDTAVETLAPGLSDEAAWPTLRAHLLLLGATGENPVEALRAAAGDRELESARDRAAVLDWRLDASGLRNAGAGPLPWMPGIPARLAEDPHWGAYLSQRAHLVEQLAEQVHTRAAEQSSLPVWAQNGIRPEASTVADVEVWRAAMQVPVDDRRPTGAPQLQKASSTYQRRLNRAVTGDHTPALKEWRQLLYTLAPQVRDDEFTPLLAERLAAMSRAGVTAHQLLRTATAADHPAGPLPDEHAAAAIWWRMARQLTPAVAAQIGDGSHGESVTTDWAPRLADLFGPERAASIQASTWWPALVSNVDHGLQRGWQLEALLGAGRAMPSDGWEGVDECQALVWRTSIALETAPDEHAHEVHFDEPPADLWEGVEPDPVAFVDHPDDAPWPLAEDLEPPVDVVDEHLVDALEEDLVVDVDEDQYVEPDLTLAAYLRDLGGTRLEPTEADIRLMYQRAEEWHSSPVTRERMVAINELTQAFFEARFTDSWGRDYLTGRFGVDLAGDARFRPGQAPAGWTNLVDHLRGRGVSDAEMLAAGVATEASTGRLIDRFRDRVMFPVIHQGEVLGFVGRRRPDLTDADKAGPKYLNTADTPLFHKGAQLFGVVDELLAEGAVPVIVEGPMDAVAVTIASHGLYLGVAPLGTSLTDEQAAQLAAVGRDPIVATDADLAGQVAAERDFWMLTPHGMDPGFARFPDGLDPADLLAQRGPAALTAAVASGQPAFRALGDQLLTERLDNLAPNRRGWRPCGSSRPVPAGPGNRVSTRCGPACSCPSCRPAATCATRSRAGMPTRGRLLWPSCTRAATSALAWRPRPTRRPPSGGRRWPASSTRACSSRATGRPPQRCCSRPTSRVTTSVPPPVQSSPRSRWVTAPPATFATGSSRVSSSRSTAARARRRRPRRREQRATGRTSTVRGRRGAALLGADLPDRPSGGQ; this is translated from the coding sequence ATGAGCCTCCACAAGCTGACGGCCGGGTCGGGGTACGACTACCTGACCCGCCAGGTCGCAGCGATGGACGCCACCGACAAGGGCCACACCGGCCTGGCGAGCTACTACACCGAGAAGGGCGAGACGCCCGGCGTGTGGCTCGGATCGGGCATGGAGGGCATCGAAGGACTCGACGCCGGCGACATCGTCACCGCCGACCACATGCAGAGCCTGTTCGGCTCCGGACACCACCCGCTGGCCACCCAGCGAACCAAGGAGCTGGACCTGCGCATCGGCCGCGACGAGGCCGGCCGCCCGACCGAGGCCGACTACAGGACCGCGGTCCGCCTCGGCACCCCGTACAAGGTCTACGACAACGACATCAGCCCGTTCCGGATCGAGGTCGCCAAGCGCATCGCGGCCCTCAACGAGGCCGCCGGCCTGCCCGGTGACTGGCCGGTCCCCGCGGCCGACCGGGCCAAGATCCGCACCGAGGTGGCCGCGGAGTTCTTCCGTGCCGAGCACGGCCGCGAGCCGGCCGACGCCCGCGAGCTCGCCGCCACGATCGCCAAGCACTCCCGCCCGAAGACCAACGCGGTGGCCGGCTACGACCTGACCTTCTCCCCAGTCAAGAGCGTCTCGGTGCTGTGGGCGATCGCCGACCCCAAGACCGCCGCGGTGATCGAGCGGGCCCACCAGGCGGCGATCAAGGACGCCCTGAACTTCATCGAGTCCAAGGCACTGTTCACCCGCCAGGGCACCAACGGCGTGCGCCAGGTCGACGTCCGCGGCCTGATCGCCACCGCGTTCACCCACCGCGACTCCCGCGCCGGCGACCCCGACCTGCACACCCACGTCGCCGTGGCGAACAAGGTCCAGACCCTCGACGGCAAGTGGCTGGCCATCGACGGGCGACCGCTGCACAAGGCGGTCGTCTCGGCCTCGGAGACCTACAACACCGCGCTCGAGCGGCACCTGGTCGATGCCCTCGGCGTCCAGTTCGCCGAGCGCCCGAACGAGGACGCCCGCAAGCGGCCGATCCGCGAGATCGTCGGCGTCGCCCCCGAGCTCAACCGCCGCTTCTCCAAGCGCCGGCTCAACGTCGAGGACCGCCGCAAGGTCCTCGCGGCCGCGTTCCAGGCCACCCACGGCCGTCCCCCGACCCCGGTGGAGACGATCCAGCTGTCCCAGCAGGCGACGCTGGAGACCCGCGAGGACAAGCACGAGCCGCGCTCGCTGGCCGAGCAGCGCGAGGCGTGGCACCGCGAGGCGGTCGAGGTGCTGGGCACCCCGCAGCGGGTCAAGCAGATGGTCCACGGCGCCCTCAACCCGAAGGGCGCGGCCCGCTCGCTGGCCGACTCAGCCTGGTTCGCCAAGACCACCGACCGCATCGTGGCGACGATGGAGGGCAGCCGGTCCACCTGGCAGTACTGGCACGTCTACGCCGAGGCCCAGCGGCAGGTCCGGGCCGCCAACGTGCCCACCAACCAGGTCTCCCAGGTCGTCGACCTGCTCGTCAGCGAGGTCCTCGACGACCACTCGGTGAGCATGGCTCGCCCCTGGGACACCATCAGCGAGCCGGCCGAGCTGCGCCGCGCCGACGGCTCCTCGGTCTACACCCAGGCCGGGGCCGACCTGTTCACCTCGAGCAAGGTGCTGGCCGCCGAGCAGCGCCTGGTCGACGCCGCCGGCCGCCACGACGGGTACGCCGTCGAGGCCGCGTCGGTCGACCTGGCCCTGCTGGAGTCGACCGCCAACGGCATCACCCTCAACGCCGGACAGGCCACCCTGGTCCGGGAGATGGCCACCTCCGGCGCCCGGCTCCAGCTGGCGATCGCGCCGGCCGGATCGGGCAAGACCACCGCGATGCGAGCCCTGGCCAGCGCCTGGGCTGACGGCGGCGGAACCATCATCGGCCTGGCCCCCTCAGCCGCGGCCGCCGACGCCCTGCGCTCCCAGATCGACACCCAGACCGACACCCTGGCCAAGCTCACCCACTCCCTCGAGCAGGCCGGCGAGACCGGCGCCGCGATGCCGGACTGGGTCGCCGGCATCGACTCCTCCACCCTCGTGGTCATCGACGAGGCCGGCATGGCCGACACCCTCTCGCTGGACGCGGCGGTCTCCTACATCCTCGAGCGCAGCGGCAGCGTCCGGCTGATCGGCGACGACCAGCAACTCTCCGCGATCGGCGCCGGCGGCGTGCTCCGCGACATCCGCGCCACCCACGGCGCGCTGCAGCTCACCGAGCTCGTCCGGTTCAAGGACCCCGCCGAGGGCGCCGCCTCGCTCGCGCTGCGCGAGGGCAAGGCCGAGGCGCTCGGCTTCTACCTCGACCGCGACCGGGTCCACGTCGGCGACCTGGCCACCATGACCGAGGACGTCTTCTCCGCCTGGCAGGCCGACCGCGCAGCCGGGCTCGACTCGATCATGCTCGCCCCCACTCGCGACCTGGTCAGCGAGCTGAACCAGCAGGCCCGCGCCCACCGCCTCGAAGGGATCGACCCCACCGACGTCGCCGCCAGTGGCCCGGTCCGCCGGCTCGCCGACGGCAACGAGGCCTCGATCGGCGAGCTGATCATCACCCGCGAGAACGACCGCCGGCTGCGCACCTCAGCCACCGACTGGGTCAAGAACGGCGACCGCTGGACCGTCCTGGAGATCCACGACGGCGGCGACCTGACCGTCCAGCACACCCAGCACGGCCGCACCGTGCGCCTGCCCGCCGACTACGTCGCCCGCTCCACCGAGCTCGGCTACGCGTGCACCGTGCACACCGCCCAGGGCGTCACCGCCGACACCATGCACGGCCTGGCCACCGGCGCCGAGTCGCGCCAGCAGCTCTACACGATGATGACCCGCGGCGCTCACGCCAACCACGTCTACCTCGAGGTCGTCGGCGACGGCGACCCGCACTCGGTGATCCACCCGACGCTGGTTCGGCCGCTCACCCCCACCGACATCCTCGAGTCGATGCTGGCCCGCGACGACGCCCAGCGGTCCGCCACCAGCCTGCTCCGCGAGCAGGCCGACCCGGCCACCCGGCTGGGCGAGGCCGCCCAGCGCTACCTCGACAGCCTCTACGTCGCCGCCGAGGACCTGCTGCGCCACGAGACCATCACCGCCGCCGACGGCACCACGGTCAACCTGGTCGACGCGCTGGACACCGCCGTCGAAACCCTCGCCCCGGGCCTCTCCGACGAGGCCGCCTGGCCCACCCTGCGCGCCCACCTGCTCCTGCTCGGCGCCACTGGGGAGAACCCCGTCGAAGCGCTCCGCGCCGCGGCCGGCGACCGGGAGCTGGAGAGCGCGCGCGACCGGGCAGCGGTCCTCGACTGGCGCCTGGACGCCTCCGGCCTGCGCAACGCCGGCGCCGGGCCGCTGCCGTGGATGCCCGGGATCCCGGCCCGTCTGGCCGAGGACCCGCACTGGGGTGCCTACCTCTCCCAGCGCGCGCACCTGGTCGAGCAGCTCGCCGAGCAGGTCCACACCCGCGCCGCCGAGCAGTCCTCGCTGCCGGTGTGGGCGCAGAACGGCATCCGCCCCGAAGCATCCACGGTGGCCGACGTCGAGGTCTGGCGCGCAGCCATGCAGGTCCCCGTCGACGACCGGCGACCGACCGGCGCTCCGCAGCTGCAGAAGGCCTCCTCCACCTACCAGCGGCGCCTCAACCGGGCCGTCACCGGAGACCACACGCCGGCACTCAAGGAATGGCGCCAGCTGCTCTACACGCTGGCCCCGCAGGTCCGCGACGACGAGTTCACCCCGCTCCTGGCCGAGCGGCTGGCCGCGATGTCGCGCGCCGGCGTCACCGCCCACCAGCTGCTGCGCACCGCCACCGCCGCCGACCACCCGGCCGGCCCGCTCCCCGACGAGCACGCCGCGGCCGCGATCTGGTGGCGCATGGCCCGCCAGCTCACGCCGGCAGTCGCCGCGCAGATCGGCGACGGCTCCCACGGCGAGAGCGTCACCACCGACTGGGCGCCGCGGCTCGCTGACCTGTTCGGTCCCGAGCGGGCCGCGAGCATCCAGGCCAGCACCTGGTGGCCGGCGCTGGTCTCCAACGTCGACCACGGCCTGCAGCGCGGCTGGCAGCTCGAGGCCCTGCTGGGCGCCGGCCGAGCGATGCCGAGCGACGGCTGGGAGGGCGTCGACGAGTGCCAGGCGCTGGTCTGGCGGACCTCGATCGCGCTGGAGACCGCCCCCGACGAGCACGCGCACGAGGTCCACTTCGACGAGCCGCCCGCCGACCTGTGGGAGGGCGTCGAGCCCGACCCCGTGGCGTTCGTCGACCACCCCGACGACGCCCCGTGGCCACTGGCCGAGGACCTCGAGCCGCCCGTCGACGTGGTCGACGAGCACCTGGTCGACGCGCTCGAGGAGGACCTGGTCGTCGACGTCGACGAGGACCAGTACGTCGAACCCGACCTCACGCTGGCCGCCTACCTCCGCGACCTCGGCGGCACCCGCCTGGAGCCCACCGAAGCCGACATCCGGCTCATGTACCAGCGGGCCGAGGAGTGGCACTCCTCCCCCGTCACGCGTGAGCGCATGGTCGCGATCAACGAGCTCACCCAGGCCTTCTTCGAGGCCCGGTTCACCGACTCCTGGGGCCGCGACTACCTCACCGGCCGGTTCGGCGTCGACCTCGCCGGCGACGCACGGTTCCGCCCCGGTCAGGCGCCGGCCGGGTGGACCAACCTGGTCGACCACCTCCGCGGCCGCGGCGTCAGCGACGCAGAGATGCTGGCCGCCGGCGTCGCCACCGAGGCCAGCACCGGACGCCTCATCGACCGGTTCCGTGACCGCGTGATGTTCCCGGTGATCCACCAGGGCGAAGTGCTCGGCTTCGTCGGCCGCCGCCGCCCCGACCTCACCGACGCCGACAAGGCCGGACCGAAGTACCTCAACACCGCCGACACCCCGCTGTTCCACAAGGGCGCGCAGCTGTTCGGCGTCGTCGACGAGCTGCTCGCCGAGGGTGCCGTCCCGGTGATCGTCGAGGGCCCGATGGACGCCGTCGCCGTCACGATCGCCAGCCACGGCCTCTACCTCGGCGTAGCCCCTCTCGGCACGTCCCTGACCGACGAGCAGGCCGCCCAGCTGGCCGCCGTGGGCCGCGACCCGATCGTGGCCACCGACGCCGACCTGGCCGGCCAGGTCGCTGCCGAGCGCGACTTCTGGATGCTCACCCCGCACGGCATGGACCCCGGCTTCGCCCGGTTCCCCGACGGCCTCGACCCGGCCGACCTGCTGGCCCAGCGCGGTCCGGCCGCGCTCACCGCCGCGGTGGCCAGCGGGCAGCCCGCCTTCCGGGCCCTCGGCGACCAGCTCCTCACCGAGCGGCTCGACAACCTCGCCCCGAACAGGCGCGGGTGGCGGCCATGCGGATCCTCTCGGCCCGTCCCAGCCGGGCCTGGGAACCGGGTGTCAACCAGGTGCGGCCCCGCCTGCAGCTGTCCCAGCTGCAGGCCCGCCGCGACCTGCGCGACGCGGTCAAGAGCTGGGATGCCGACCCGCGGAAGGCTGCTCTGGCCGAGCTGCACAAGAGCAGCGACGTCCGCGCTCGCCTGGCGGCCGCGGCCGACAAGACGCCCGCCGAGCGGTGGGCGCCGCTGGCCCGCGAGCTCGACCCGCGCCTGCTCGAGCAGGGCGACTGGCCGGCCACCGCAGCGATGCTGCAGCAGGCCCACGAGCAGGGTCACGACGTCGGTGCCGCCACCCGTGCAATCGTCACCGAGAAGCCGCTGGGTGACAGCCCCGCCCGCGACCTTCGCTACCGGATCGTCTCGCGTCTCGAGCTCCCGATCGACGGCAGCGAGGGCACGCCGGCGCCGACCACGTCGCAGGGAGCAGCGCGCGACCGGCAGGACATCAACCGTCCGCGGCCGCCGCGGCGCGGCACTCCTCGGCGCTGATTTGCCCGACCGCCCGAGCGGTGGTCAGTAG
- a CDS encoding M48 family metalloprotease — protein sequence MSDPAANALLIIVAIAYLGGAVVVVAALAKVLATWWQGWRTRRAAEPVDQALQQRAAAAMAAVAERAKVAAPATDVVAILGAPTGDADRGVGDGGLAVTRFRAGHPATVVFAQVALAGLSCAAVESLAAHELAHVIRRDRTSTASRYAWVLGYLVLVLTGAGLTVTAAVAAPQLAGPAMLATMTAAVAFLGLRVAFDRREEIAADLFAISLTRDLDAAAELMRFYEDNVVRPLPAGVLGRARAHLERRWFATHPEPQARLAAMRRHLVDQAAD from the coding sequence ATGTCCGACCCGGCGGCCAACGCGCTCCTCATCATTGTGGCGATCGCCTACCTGGGCGGCGCAGTCGTGGTGGTCGCGGCGCTGGCCAAGGTCCTGGCCACCTGGTGGCAGGGCTGGCGCACCCGCCGTGCCGCCGAGCCGGTCGACCAGGCACTGCAACAGCGGGCCGCCGCAGCGATGGCGGCCGTCGCTGAGCGCGCGAAGGTGGCAGCGCCCGCCACCGACGTCGTCGCGATCCTCGGTGCGCCCACCGGTGATGCCGATCGCGGCGTGGGTGACGGCGGACTGGCCGTGACCCGCTTCCGCGCAGGACACCCGGCCACCGTGGTGTTCGCGCAGGTCGCACTCGCCGGGCTCAGCTGCGCCGCGGTAGAGAGCCTGGCTGCGCACGAGCTCGCCCACGTCATCCGACGTGACCGGACCTCGACCGCGTCGCGCTACGCGTGGGTGCTCGGCTACCTGGTGCTCGTGCTCACCGGCGCCGGCCTCACCGTCACCGCGGCCGTGGCCGCGCCGCAGCTGGCCGGTCCGGCGATGCTGGCCACGATGACTGCCGCCGTGGCGTTCCTCGGCCTGCGGGTCGCCTTCGATCGCCGGGAGGAGATCGCGGCCGATCTGTTCGCCATCAGCCTGACGCGCGACCTGGACGCAGCAGCCGAGCTGATGCGGTTCTACGAGGACAACGTCGTCCGGCCGCTGCCTGCTGGCGTGCTCGGCCGCGCGCGGGCGCACCTCGAGCGGCGCTGGTTCGCCACCCACCCTGAGCCGCAGGCACGGCTGGCCGCCATGCGACGGCACCTGGTCGACCAGGCGGCCGACTAG